A genome region from Triticum aestivum cultivar Chinese Spring chromosome 2B, IWGSC CS RefSeq v2.1, whole genome shotgun sequence includes the following:
- the LOC123041987 gene encoding myb-related protein Zm1 yields MGKGRAPCCAKVGLNRGSWTPEEDMRLIAYIQQYGHANWRALPKQAGLLRCGKSCRLRWINYLRPDLKRGNFTVEEEETLIKLHNMLGNKWSKIAACLPGRTDNEIKNVWNTHLKKRVAASAGEQKKGGAKSKKKTTCVDVPVPSPSPSSSTTTTTTTTNCSSGESGEQSNTIKELEFEMDKIEIPMLDLGFDLDMLLNAVPDTHFPAISSASTSPCSSASPPCVVDDQVLLDLPEIDIMPELWSIMDGEGGVGACAETAQAPWSNAALCQGNGTEASAATANEDDDGKEWWLEDLEKDLGLWGPIEDYQLQQPDPQGRVDPFSASVDDSASCYFPAHTVRHFFSRVRQGGTILL; encoded by the exons ATGGGGAAAGGCCGGGCACCGTGCTGCGCCAAGGTGGGGCTCAACAGGGGCTCCTGGACGCCGGAGGAGGACATGCGCCTCATCGCCTACATTCAGCAGTACGGCCACGCCAACTGGCGTGCCCTGCCCAAGCAAGCAG GTTTGCTCCGGTGCGGCAAGAGCTGCCGGCTCCGGTGGATCAACTACCTCCGTCCCGACCTCAAGCGCGGCAACTTCACCGTCGAGGAGGAGGAGACCCTCATCAAGCTGCACAACATGCTCGGCAACAA ATGGTCCAAGATCGCGGCGTGCCTGCCGGGGAGGACCGACAACGAGATCAAGAACGTCTGGAACACGCACCTCAAAAAGCGGGTGGCCGCGAGCGCCGGGGAGCAGAAGAAGGGCGGGGCCAAGAGCAAGAAGAAAACCACCTGCGTGGACGTGCCGGTGCCTTCTCCGTCTCCAtcctcttccaccaccaccactacgACGACAACCAACTGCTCCAGCGGCGAGTCTGGCGAGCAGAGCAACACCATCAAGGAGTTGGAATTTGAGATGGACAAGATCGAAATCCCCATGCTGGACCTCGGCTTCGACCTTGACATGCTGCTGAACGCCGTCCCCGACACGCACTTCCCGGCCATCTCGTCGGCGTCGACCTCGCCGTGCTCGTCCGCGTCCCCGCCCTGCGTGGTGGACGACCAAGTGCTGCTCGATCTGCCTGAGATCGACATCATGCCCGAGCTGTGGAGCATCATGGACGGCGAAGGCGGCGTCGGCGCGTGCGCAGAAACGGCGCAGGCGCCGTGGAGCAATGCGGCGCTGTGCCAGGGCAACGGAACAGAGGCGAGCGCCGCAACGGCCAACGAAGACGACGACGGAAAGGAGTGGTGGTTGGAAGATTTGGAAAAGGACCTGGGCCTGTGGGGGCCCATCGAAGACTACCAGCTCCAACAACCGGACCCACAAGGTCGCGTGGACCCGTTCTCAGCCAGCGTGGACGACTCCGCGTCATGCTACTTCCCCGCACACACTGTCCGGCATTTTTTCTCAAGAGTACGCCAAGGGGGTACCATACTTTTATAG